The following DNA comes from Nicotiana sylvestris chromosome 10, ASM39365v2, whole genome shotgun sequence.
TTAATACTATGGAGTTAAGGTATTACATCCCCTCCTACATGTAATGCAAGAGGTAAACGCCAATGCCTAACCCGTTGGGCGAGACAAAGTCTTCTTAGTCTTCCGCTTTTTTTGGTGATATCTATAAGAAGGAATACATGTCTCATGGTAAATACCACTACAAGATGGCCTTTAAAAGACAGCACGGTGCACAAAAGAATCTCGTATTCACGTAGGATTCGAGAAAAGGTTGCATCCCAAGAGGGTGTGATGAAGGCGGCTAACAGTGACACAATTATCGATGGGTGATTCCATATAAATCACACAAACACAATTCAACCATTGCTCTAAGGCTCCCGTTAACAAGACGTCTTTTGATAAGgaaaaaaatttataaaaaaagaaattcAAAGGAGCACTTTTTGGTTTGTAAGACTATTGACGATTGTATGATTGAACTTGCCTTTGGGAAGCTGGAAACTGTAGAACTAGCAGTATCATCAAGACAAAGATTGTGTTGTTTTCCACTCTGCTCTTTTATTTTCCTCTTTTGCTTTGCCATTGTGTATTCAGAAACCAAAGGATAAAAAACATGTccattttcttcatcctcatggAAAAGTGGTGGACCAGATGAAGCATCAGAAACCATAGACAAATCTTCGTCATCCACATTTACTGTTTTTCCCCTACCTCCTATTTCATGAATATTATTTCTCCCCTTAACTCCATTGCATTTATCTGCTGAATATGAGAATTCATCAAAGTACATTGTCCATCCAGATTCACACTCATTAGTGCATTCAGAAGCTGATATGTTCATTCTTTAGACTTTCTTAGCAACAAATTCATCTAAAAAGATttcagcttttttttttcttgaaagtagaggctctttttgaaaagaaaggtTGGTGAAAAAGATAGAATTAAAGATTAAAATGGACTGATTCCTCTTTGTTGGTAGTCTACTTATTTATAAGTAGGGAGAGGAGAAGAGTAAAGTATACAATACCAAACTTAGCACTAAGACTAGAACACGAGTTTGTCGTTTGCTTTATCCATTGCCCTTAttggttttttcttcaattttgtgaAGAATCAAAATTTGCCAGTTGGCTTAGTAATGGGGTAGGCAAATAAAGAGAATAAGTCTTGGCCATTGGCAATTGATATTAGAAATACAGTGTGATTGCAAGAAACAATATGTTCAACAAAATTTTTGCAACATCCAGCTAGTAGGGTGCACAAAAGGAACCGATAAATCGCATCAAACCCATAATTCAagtcaaaaagagaaaagaaaaatccgaCTATGGTTCCCTTTCAGTTGGTTCGGTGTTGGGGAAAAACTCCGAccataattgatttggtttggttttaattaaaaaagtCAAACTGCAACCAAACAAATCCGACATTACATGTATAGaagttttaaatatatttaatataAAAAGTATTTATTGTagtgtaatttataaatattttttaaactttttcacaGTTTTATCTTTGAACATATTACTTCAAATTTGGACTAATAATTTTTGAATGCTCCAATATGTTTTTTACTCCATCAATGTTAGTGATCAAATAAATCtagaccaaaatcaaatcaatattaatgctaaAGCCATTTAATTCAATTGTACTAGGAATGACCATAGTGTTAGATATCTGTTTTTTAGGTCTTTCATGGTTTAGATAAAATGCATAATTGTTTTTTAATATTTAGTCATATAAATAACAATACTTATTAGTCGTACTTATTTTAGCAACTTTATAATTTTAGATTATGttcatttttattatggcttattaataaaaaatttatGCGATTTTATAATCtttattattgaatattttagtatAATGTCATAAATCATCTCATATTTTATGTTGTTTTCTTGAAAAACACCTTAAATAATTCTGTCTTACTTGGataaagaaatatttggagcacaaatTCTATATTTTGTGTTATGAAGACTTTATGGAAAAAAAACCCAACAAACCCGAAAATCTGAAAATCCGAGAAAAACTAAGGTTAAAAAATCTGACTTTTATTGATTTGCTTtgatctttagatttaataaccagACACAACTGATTAGATTTGGTAATTGAAAACCTAATCAActcgacctatgtacacccctaccaGCCAGCGTACTCTAACTATTTGATTTCACAAATACCACAAGCTAGTTTTGAAGTACTTCTttcctctcctttttttttttacttttttaatatTGAAGATTTGTGATTTTTGGAGTATACATTACCTATATGACATATTTATACACACTAAACTACTCAACTGCAAATAAAGGTCCCAAAGTTGTTTCTCAAGTTGGCAACAACTTGCCACAACCATTGTATTTTTTTCGGAAAAGGCCTAAAAATGCCACTCAACTTAGAGAAATGGCCTATTGATGTCATCCGTTAAAAGCTCGCTCTTTCCATGCCACTACCGTTAAACATTGGCTCATCTATGTCATTATTTGACTAAcaactgaattttttcttttttaaatgttTATAACTAGTGAATAGACCCACATTTCCACATGTTTTTTCATTATTTGTCCGACTTTACCCCTCCCCTATATTAGTTTTAACCTTGGTTAGGTGCATTTACCCAAACCCAACCCGTTAAAAACAAACCCAAATTATTAACCCAAGGGATACAATGCTGCGAAATAAGAGCAAAATAAGCATTATCTGGGTCATCGAGCAGCGCGTGAGCAAGAAGGCGGCGCGTGGCGGAAATGAGCGTCGGCGATGAGCGTTAAGTTCTCTTCGGATGTATAAATCTATCAGTAAACGCACCGGTTGGAGGTGTGATTTTCACTGTAGGGTCAGCGTGTATGTAGATATTATACAGATGCTGATCGGAAGCATTGAAGAATTTGTGCCATAAGGATTCGAAGTGTAAATCGGAGTTTGTTAGGAACAAAAAGGCAATTTTGGGGCGGCAGATGGAGGCGGAACCTAGACGGAATTTGTTGGAGGGACGTTTATGAGAGGGCTTTCTAAGGAAAGTGGAATCGGCGGCGATGGCTTTGTGAAAAAGGGAAAGATCGTCGAGTAAGCAATTTGGGTTAGGTTGGGTTAATAACAGAGTTGAGTTAATAATTTGGGTTAGGTTGGGTTAATAATTTGGGTATATTTTAACGGATTGGGTTTGGGTAAATACACCTAACCAAGGTTAAAACTAATGTAGGGGAGGGGTAAAGTCGGACAAATAATAAAAAGACGCGTGGAATGTGGGTCTATTCATTAATTATAAACATTTAAAAAAGAAAACATTCAGCCGTTAGTCAAATAATGGCATAGATGGGCCAAATATTTAATGGTAGTGGCATGGAAAGAGCGAGCTTTTAACGGATGGCATCGATAGGTCATTTCTGTAAGTTGAGTGGCATTTTTAGGTCTTTTCCGTATTTTTTTACCAtggatttaacttatatacattaacaatgaaaaaaaaacactATATGTGTATATTAACCAATTCTAGCAAGTTACTTATTGTATCTTTTAGGTTACTAATATCATAGAAAAGTACTTGTAATTACCTTTGAAAATTCCTTTATAAAAGTTAAAACATTTTCCCACATCCACAACAACAGTGGACATagaggtggcaaaatggttaaaacaAAACTGTTATCCACTCATATTATACATTATAAAATGaattggataatgaactttttaaaaacgggtcgaatatagataagaaccatattatcctcttagaaaatagttaaccaaacggataaccaatggataactaatgcgtttaacttttatatttgtaaagcctcaaattttGGGTTgctcaagtttgggagactaggaattctcctATAAGtaatcatattcaagaagccatggataatatggatatccatattatccgccggataACCCGTTTTTTATTCGTCTCAAAATACGGGTCGGATCGAgtaatttatccattttttgaATTACCCGTTTTGACTCACTCATATCCGACCCGACTCGCACGTTTGCCACCCCTAAGTGGACACATTTTAAACGGACTATTTAACATTGTTCTGCTACGACGAATCTCAGTAGATCTCTGACATGCTATAAAAATCCAAATTATGTGCCTCACATGGAATTATGTTCATATTTTCATGGAACAAGAAGTTTAGTACGGAAGACATATGAAAACCCAATTAACAGGATAACAAGATTGAGCAGCATACAACTAGGCAGGAAATTATTTGCAATTACATAAACTACAGTTAGTTCTGCTATAATACCAATTATATATATGACCTTAATTGGATTGCATTTGAAGccattcttgaattattattgcTGACATAACAGGACCATTAAAAACAAAATTTCTTGACTCCATTGGTTTCTTAATTGGCCATAATTGAAGGCTTGGTCTTTGCAGGTTTACCATTTTGTCCAAGTCTGCTTGACTTTGAACATTTCCCAGTAATGCACTAAGCCATAAATGCCAATTCTTGAAAAATAAATGCATATGGCCCATCATTAAGTGACAATAAGACAAGTTATTATTGGGATGTATATCAATCGGATTTAATTCCTATACACTGACAGTGTAAAATTCGTTTACACTATTGGGTAACTTAAAAGGTAATT
Coding sequences within:
- the LOC104218854 gene encoding protein SOB FIVE-LIKE 5-like; protein product: MNISASECTNECESGWTMYFDEFSYSADKCNGVKGRNNIHEIGGRGKTVNVDDEDLSMVSDASSGPPLFHEDEENGHVFYPLVSEYTMAKQKRKIKEQSGKQHNLCLDDTASSTVSSFPKDTTGFYNDTTYMEQVAGYSGTYSKGKSAVGKHFGFLKTSLKGKASSEKSGSLKGRKKG